The following are from one region of the Carassius auratus strain Wakin chromosome 13, ASM336829v1, whole genome shotgun sequence genome:
- the LOC113112782 gene encoding KIF1-binding protein homolog — MAAPQSTEWRTVCEKFRLAQELSEVESRKDPENNPFRSKYTARDLLKEILCSLKKIHIEEGEADNEADGEFRQMVDGEPGSECGKACTGNSPAGLRAARLAVVQYCLGLNHIETEELSAGEQHLINCLKLIDRCTTTRENVSLFIQARNQLVIFMAGRDEIEKAQGFLEIAESMYLLYMKEDGQPPLDLQDYFVLEGEELSQQEKIRRFEMAYTHTLYYLAQVYKNLQQYERSGQYCHSTLQRQLEYKQFVPLEWAINAATLSQYYIAKTRYMEARHCLAAASVIASLAGEIPSEAAAKESDAECEKREELLQKRSEIARCWIKYCLNLMQDAKKLLEDNVGELDLDRQEELKRARQNEEEDKEKGRKSAILFGSSDTFDSICSLEEKVSSMLPLDFEEARSIFLVGQSYVAQAEEYFAMDGHVTDHIEILQDHSALLKVLAFFEQDLERRCKMHKRRVDLLEPVCKDLNARYYLLICRQLQFELAETCYEMMDLKLAVADKQDQPDVHTIKKFNQLCSSSMKYYQMFLDSIRSPEGKFPEKLEEDLLRPALVAKFRVARLQSKLISSNLAAQLENLNHSLESYSFIVQYCEENPEAKKAVETELELSNEMVSLLPLKINRIRSKMASCN; from the exons ATGGCTGCCCCCCAGAGCACAGAGTGGAGGACCGTATGCGAGAAATTTCGCCTGGCCCAGGAACTCTCCGAGGTAGAGTCGAGAAAAGACCCTGAGAACAACCCTTTCCGGTCGAAATACACAGCTAGGGACCTGTTGAAGGAAATCCTTTgttcactgaaaaaaattcaTATCGAGGAGGGCGAGGCTGACAATGAAGCAGACGGTGAGTTCAGGCAGATGGTGGATGGAGAACCGGGGAGTGAATGTGGGAAAGCGTGTACCGGAAACTCTCCCGCCGGTCTGCGAGCGGCCAGGCTCGCGGTGGTGCAGTACTGTCTCGGCCTGAACCACATAGAGACCGAGGAGCTGTCCGCTGGAGAGCAGCATCTGATCAACTGCCTGAAACTCATCGACAGGTGCACAACAACACGGGAGAACGTCTCGTTATTCATACAGGCCCGG AATCAGCTCGTTATTTTTATGGCGGGAAGAGATGAAATCGAAAAAGCTCAAGGATTTCTGGAAATCGCCGAATCTATGTATTTGCTGTACATGAAAGAG GATGGTCAACCACCACTGGATCTTCAAGACTATTTTGTGTTGGAGGGAGAAGAATTATCCCAACAAGAGAAGATAAGAAG GTTTGAAAtggcatatacacacacactgtattatCTGGCTCAAGTGTACAAGAATCTGCAGCAGTATGAGAGATCTGGACAGTACTGTCACAGTACACTACAGAGACAGCTGGAGTACAAGCAGTTTGTGCCGCTTGAGTGGGCCATTAATGCAGCCACACTGTCACAGTACTACATCGCCAAG ACACGGTACATGGAGGCTCGTCACTGTTTGGCTGCGGCGAGTGTCATTGCTTCTCTTGCAGGAGAAATCCCCTCAGAAGCAGCTGCCAAAGAAA GTGATGCTGAATGCGAAAAACGTGAAGAGCTCCTGCAGAAGCGATCTGAAATTGCCAGATGCTGGATTAAATATTGCCTTAATCTGATGCAAGATGCTAAAAAACTTCTTGAG GATAATGTCGGAGAACTCGACTTAGATCGGCAGGAAGAATTGAAGAGGGCACGTCAGAATGAAGAAGAAGATAAAGAGAAGGGAAGAAAAAGTGCCATCCTTTTTGGTTCAAGTGATACCTTTGACTCCATTTGCAGCCTGGAAGAGAAAGTAAGCAGCATGCTTCCACTAGACTTTGAAGAAGCCCGTAGCATTTTTCTGGTTGGTCAAAGCTATGTAGCCCAGGCCGAAGAGTATTTCGCAATGGACGGTCACGTGACAGATCACATTGAGATCTTGCAGGACCATAGCGCTCTCTTGAAGGTCCTGGCCTTCTTTGAACAGGATCTAGAACGCCGCTGTAAAATGCACAAACGTCGCGTCGACCTGCTGGAGCCAGTCTGCAAGGATTTAAATGCTCGGTACTATCTGTTAATCTGCCGACAGCTGCAGTTTGAACTTGCAGAAACCTGTTACGAGATGATGGACCTGAAGTTGGCTGTGGCCGACAAGCAGGATCAGCCAGATGTGCACACCATAAAGAAGTTTAACCAATTGTGTTCCTCCTCAATGAAGTATTATCAGATGTTCCTCGACTCCATCCGCTCACCAGAGGGGAAGTTTCCTGAAAAGCTCGAGGAGGACCTGTTAAGGCCGGCGCTGGTGGCCAAATTCCGTGTCGCCAGATTACAGTCCAAGCTTATTTCCAGTAACCTGGCCGCCCAACTGGAGAATCTCAACCACTCCCTGGAGTCATACAGTTTCATAGTGCAATACTGTGAGGAGAACCCAGAAGCCAAGAAGGCTGTTGAAACCGAGCTAGAGTTGAGTAATGAGATGGTCTCCCTGCTTCCTCTTAAGATCAACAGAATTCGATCCAAAATGGCCTCCTGCAACTAA